The Sesamum indicum cultivar Zhongzhi No. 13 linkage group LG6, S_indicum_v1.0, whole genome shotgun sequence genomic interval TAGTGCTCTGTAATATTCTGTGACAGCCCCCCCTCAAGGTGGAGCTTGGGGAGCCAAGCCCAGCTTGACAAAAAGGCAAGCGAAATCTGCAGCAGAAGAGGCCTTAGTGAACAAATCAACCAGCTGGTTATGTCCAGGGACGTGAGTGGGCTGGATGAGCCCCAACTTAAACTGATCGCACACGACGTGACAATCAATGTCGAGGTGCTTGGTGCGCTCATGGAAGACCGGGTTGGCGGTGATGTGAATGGCAGCCTGGTTATCGCACCAAAAAGAAACAGGGATGCGAAAAGAGACCTGGAAAGCACACAAAATGTAAGTGATCCAAAGAAGCTTGCAAACAGCCGACCCCATGCTGTGATATTCATCCTCGGCGGAGGAACGAGAAACTGTCATCtgtttcttggtcttccaGGAAACGATGGAGGAACCCAAGAAGATGCAATACCCAGTGATAGAACGGCGCGAGTCAGGACATGAGGCCCAAGAGGCGTCTGTGTACACAATGGGCTGAAGAGAATTGCAGGAGGAGAAGAAAAGACTCAAAGATGGTGTACCTTTGAGATAGCGGAGGACGTGGAGCGCAGCATCCCAATGGGAGGACCATGGATGCTGAAGGAATTGAGAGAGTTGTTGAAAGGCGATGGAGATATCGGGTCGCGTGAAGCCGAGGTACAAGAGCGACCCACCAAGCGCCTGTATAAACTAGGATCAGACAATAAAGATCCAGCATCATCAGTGAGGTTAAAATCCGATGGCAGAGGTGTGGAAGCGATCTTCGCATCCTGCAAATGGGCATCAGCGATGATGTCTGTGAGATACTTGTGTTGTGTGACAAGAAGTCCGTGAGAGGAGCGAGCAAACTCCAGCCCTAAAAAATACTTAGCATATCCCAAATTCTTGATGGTGAAGAGGGAGTGCAAGTAATCTTTCAAGGCGGCAATCTCAGCAGTAGAATCACCTGTTAATAAAATGTCATCAACATAGATTAGTAAGGCAACAAAGCATGTGGAAGTAATCTTCAAGAACAGGCAATCATCATGTGGGCACTGCACGTATCCAAAATCTTCAAGCTTAGCGGTCAGTTCGATGTTCCATTGTCGAAAGGCTTGCTTCAAGCCATAAAGAGAGCGAGCCAATTTACAGACCAGGTGTGGGGCAGGTAAGGAATAGCCTTCAGGAGGTAACATGTAGACTTCCTCGTCGAGATGGCCATGTAAAAATGTATTATTGACGTCTTATTGCCATAAAGGCCAACCACGAGCTACAACCATGGCAAAGAAAATACGCACGGTCACAGTCTTGGCCACCGGAGAAAAACTATCAAAGACGTCGACACCTTCGATTTGGTTGTAACCTTTGCCCACCAAGCAAGCTTTGGGACATTGAACGCTTCcatttgggttaagtttcagCATGAAAACCCAGCGATAACCAATGGCTCGCTTGCCCGGAGGTAGAGGAACGAGGTCCCAAGTATGATTGGCTTCCAAGGCTGTAATCTCCTCGTTCAAGGCGTTCACCCATTTGGCATCTTTACTGGCTTCGAGATAACACCTGGGCTCCTGAACAAAAGACAAAAGGGCAACAAAAGACATGTGCAAACTAAAAATGATCAGGGAGACAAGAAGTAGCAGATTTGGTATCACAATGGCACACATAGTTAGCTAACCAAGCTGGTTTTTGAGTAGAACGAAGAGAGCGACGTGGAGGAGGAATATATGGAGGGACTAGAGTGGAATTAGGAGGCTGTGGCGAAGTAGAACCAGCAGTAGGCAGTGGCGAAGATGGACTGATGACAGAGGGAGTAGGACTAGGACAATCTTGATGGGTGTCACTATCATCATCTAGGTATATTGTTGCAGAGGCTGGAGGAGTATGTACAGAAGTGGGCAGAGGGGAATTGTAAGGAAAAATATCCTCATGAAAGACGACGTCACGGGAATGAAACAGGAGATTAGATTCCAAGTCTAAGACTTTGTAGCCCTTATGCATGTGGCTGTAACCAAGAAAAACGCATTTTCGAGCACGAGCATCAAATTTATGTTTAGAAGGTGATGTGTTAGATGTGAAACAAAGACAACCGAAAACTCTAAGATTTGAATAAGAAGGGAGTTTATGGTGGAGTACCTCATAAGGAGATTGCCACTTCAGGACATGAGTGGGAAGTTTATTGATCAAATGAGTGGCAGCAAGGATTGATTCCCCCCAGAATGTTGAAGGGAGATGTGCTTGAAAAAGTAAAGCCCGTGCTACATCAAGTATGTGGCGATGTTTCCTTTCCACCACGCCGTTTtgttggggtgtgtgtggaCAGGATCGTTTGTGAAGGATGCCAAGAGAATGAAGAAGATATTGAAAAACACCACTTGTAAATTCGGACCCATTATCCGATCTCAGTACCTTGACCTTGGACTCAAATTGAGTACGAACCATTTTGAGGAAGAGTTCTATTGTATGCAAGACTTGTGTTTTATAACGAAACGAAAAGGTCCATGTAGCTCGACTGAAGTCATCAACAAtagtaagaaaataattacaccCATTTAGAGTTTTAGTTCTAAAGGGGCCCCAGAGATCGACATGGATGAGTTCAAAGGTATGTGTTGAACGAATGGTACTGGACTGGAAAGGTAGACGACTTTGTTATGCAATGGGACAAATCATGCAAGTATCGAGTGTTTCATTAGAATATACAGCAGGTATATGCTTCATAACAGTGAAAGAAGGATGTCCTAGGCGTTTATGCCATAAAGCattattacagaaaattaaaacattacAAGAGGAGTGATGCTTGAATGTAAAGGCATCTATCACAACAAAactgaaagagtatttatttaaCACATAGAGGTTCTTGTGTAGCTATCCTAAGGCTGTAATTCTCCTAGTCTTCAGGTCCTGAAAGGTACAATGAGAAGAGTAAATATTCACTTCAACATATGAGTTTAAGCAAAGTTTAGAAACTGATAATAAGTTGTACTAAAAATGTAGAACATATAGCACATCAGTGAGGGTAAAGTTAGGATGTAAGTGAACGTTTCCTTTGAGAGTAACAGACATTGTGGTACTGTCTGGGAGGTATATAATAGCAGGTTGTGTAGAAGATGAAATAGAATGAAGAGTGGACTTGTTTGAACACATATGATTAGTAGCCCCTGTGTCAACTATCCAAGAGTCATAGATATTATCAAGGGGAACCAGAAAAGGCACAACTCTTACcagcaaaattttcaaattgtgCAAAATTAGCCTACATCGGATCCTTTTGCATGTGTGTTTGAGTGCCTTCCCCCTTCACTAGGCGTATTAGTTCTTGCAACAGAGCTTCTTGTGTGTGTTCTTTTTGTCGTTGGATATCCTCTAATTTTGCACTGTATGCCCGTATTCCCCCTGTCTCCTTCTTCCGCTTCTCAATTAGATCTCAATACCAGTCCGGCGTCCCGTGAAGTTTGAAGCAAGTATCTCTCGAATGGCCTGGGCGGTCACAATTGTTGCAGTACATGTTTCTTTTGTCTGTATGTGTTCTATGTTGCCATTGTCTGGATGTATGCTCCTTTCGTCCACCTACCTTCATATGCATAGCAAGATTCTCCAGAGTTTCTACACCTTCTATACTCACTTCCCTCTGTTTTTCGACCCGCAAAATCATAGAATAAGCTTTCTTGACTGTAGGAACTGGATCCATCACGAGCAGTTGGTCACGTAGGTGATCGAAAGTCTCGCTCAACCCCATGAGGAATTGTGTAAGTCTAGTGAAAAGAGCTTGATCTGCAGTAGCGTTAGAGGCTCCACATGAGGAATTGTGTAACCCCTCCTCCATCTAATGTGTGGCATGCCACTTCATGTGCTCCGCACTTGCTTTCGAAGAATACAACCTCTGTAGACAGGGCGTAAGAGGTAGGTACCTAAAGATAGCATACGGGGATTTATTGCAGCGTGGATCTCGCTCTCGGGTCGGCTTATACCTAGCATCTCCATAAAACTTGCAATATTCTACATCGACGTCGTCCTTCCAATACATCATGCATTCATTCGTACACGAATCAATCTTTTTAATGGGTAAACCCAAATcctttatcaactttttcatGCTGTAGTAATCTCTCAATAGGGTGTGACTAGAggacaatattttattgtctCATTGGGATATTCGATCATATGAtcactaaaaattatgaccgCCTGCCTTAATATCCACCAACTCAGCAACAGATGCCAATTGAGATCGAGTGCAACCGTTCCATGATGGTTAGTCGGCAGCATGCACTACATCGGAAAAATAGTTTGCCAACCCTGACTCATAATCATAGGGGCCACTGCCATAATAATATGGGACTGGCATCAATAGGGCATGACATCGTACCATCATCAAGCACACCATCGTgataagatgaaaaataacaCGCCTTTGCTgcaaaaaaattcatcttttGCGTTCAATCCATCTGTTGTTAATCATCCCAGTGTGAATAATTACTCTCGATATGAGCAGCTGGGATTTGCTCCTCCGGCATTAGAGGGGCAATCACTGCCCCCACTCCTcgccatgagaagtccaattataatattttggcctaaaatcttcaatttttgtacttttggCAAGGGCACCTAATTTTGTCTTCATTCATATGTCCATGCTGACACTTGACCCATTCTATGAAGGTCTTGACCTCATTATCAAAATCCAGTGTAAGACCTGCCCTCCCTTGGAGGTTTTTATGATACATCCATCTCCTTAGTTCTTGTAACATgatgatatataaattagtacaTATTCACATGTacgtatataattaattatataattcgacgacctataaatttataaatattacattatacTACTGCTTAGGAATACATAACATATAAgatcaaaaatcataaaactaaaataagtaaatgacaattaatttaattaaacacgTAAAGATTAAATTAGTCGTTGTTACCATGTCAACCAACTTAAGAGATGGTCAGCAGTTGACTGtccaaaaataaagtaataatcTACCTCATCAAGTGTATATGCACGAAAATTAGAATAttgagagtgtgtgtggttaataagaat includes:
- the LOC110012101 gene encoding uncharacterized protein LOC110012101, which translates into the protein MLPPEGYSLPAPHLVCKLARSLYGLKQAFRQWNIELTAKLEDFGYVQCPHDDCLFLKITSTCFVALLIYVDDILLTGDSTAEIAALKDYLHSLFTIKNLGYAKYFLGLEFARSSHGLLVTQHKYLTDIIADAHLQDAKIASTPLPSDFNLTDDAGSLLSDPSLYRRLVGRSCTSASRDPISPSPFNNSLNSFSIHGPPIGMLRSTSSAISKPIVYTDASWASCPDSRRSITGYCIFLGSSIVSWKTKKQMTVSRSSAEDEYHSMGSAVCKLLWITYILCAFQVSFRIPVSFWCDNQAAIHITANPVFHERTKHLDIDCHVVCDQFKLGLIQPTHVPGHNQLVDLFTKASSAADFACLFVKLGLAPQAPP